The proteins below come from a single Trichocoleus desertorum ATA4-8-CV12 genomic window:
- a CDS encoding NACHT domain-containing protein — protein sequence MIGLEKIALQAASMGLASIFSRVVWEGGGKLLGWMGKKSLDEKTKQAIAAASTQYVQNYGERHGILKVLGMREPAPLESIYTTVQLLDKWDLRRFESIETLEKAYRQTRTRSFQPKESSRQDGRRVANEKQYLMVLGGPGAGKSTFLRKLGLEALKGTQGGYEHECIPVLIELKSFTSSKINIEKAIAQEFKICGFPHPEEATTQLLEQGKLLILLDGLDEVPGKNLNEAICQIQNFVDQYDQNRFIASCRLAAYRHNFRRFTDVAMADFDPAQIKQFIHNWFRSNEDQQAGTGQKCWELLIKPENAAAKELAHSPLLLTLLCLVYDRSQNFPNNRSVLYRKALRVLLEEWASEKRILRDEIYQGLSTELEEILLSEIAYNAFKSDRLFFSQAEIVSQIKTFLTDNLNAPKHLNGEAVLNAIAIQQGILVERAEDVFSFSHLTLQEYLTAQYIADNHQVVRLVADHLTDPRWQEVFLLVAGLMRHGADELLIRMARKTRRYITTPKLQALLQWAHQITEGPGTTVKPVVKRASALFVALARDRALELVRVLHPNTARVLDLVRTLDLVCAPASVQAIDLARAMELARSLNFDCAPARARARTRSLNRIPARTLARAVTNSLAQEFSKSQLFNSVNFHPLIARLDALKTKAPDTSQPYEVQQAFRDRVSQVWLHALKLDAALVDLSAAELQALENYLYANCLLVRCKQSAVRVSAKTWEEIETQMLFVAGC from the coding sequence ATGATTGGACTGGAAAAAATCGCCCTCCAAGCCGCCAGCATGGGTTTGGCTAGCATTTTCAGCCGTGTGGTTTGGGAGGGAGGCGGCAAACTGCTCGGTTGGATGGGCAAAAAAAGCTTAGACGAAAAAACCAAGCAGGCGATCGCGGCAGCTTCAACCCAGTACGTCCAAAACTATGGGGAGCGCCACGGCATTCTGAAAGTGTTGGGTATGCGTGAGCCTGCACCTTTGGAGTCGATTTACACGACCGTTCAATTGCTCGACAAGTGGGATCTGCGGCGGTTTGAGTCGATTGAAACCTTAGAAAAAGCCTATCGCCAAACTCGAACTCGTAGCTTTCAACCCAAAGAGTCGAGCCGTCAGGATGGTCGAAGAGTTGCCAACGAAAAACAATATTTAATGGTGCTAGGTGGGCCTGGAGCAGGGAAATCGACCTTTCTCCGCAAGTTGGGTTTGGAAGCACTCAAGGGAACCCAAGGTGGCTATGAGCATGAATGTATCCCGGTGCTGATTGAGCTAAAGAGCTTTACTAGCAGCAAGATCAACATCGAGAAAGCGATCGCCCAGGAGTTCAAAATTTGTGGTTTTCCCCACCCGGAAGAAGCCACGACTCAACTGTTAGAACAAGGCAAATTATTAATTTTATTAGATGGCTTAGATGAAGTCCCTGGCAAAAATCTAAATGAAGCAATTTGTCAAATTCAAAACTTTGTCGATCAGTACGATCAAAACCGTTTTATTGCCTCTTGCCGCCTCGCCGCCTATCGCCACAACTTTAGACGATTTACCGATGTGGCAATGGCTGACTTCGACCCTGCCCAAATCAAGCAGTTCATCCATAATTGGTTCCGCTCCAACGAGGATCAGCAAGCTGGCACCGGGCAGAAGTGTTGGGAGTTACTTATAAAGCCAGAAAACGCTGCGGCCAAAGAATTAGCCCACTCGCCTTTACTACTGACACTCCTTTGTTTAGTCTACGATCGCTCTCAAAATTTCCCCAACAATCGCAGTGTTCTTTATCGTAAGGCTCTCCGAGTTTTGCTGGAGGAATGGGCTTCTGAGAAACGCATTTTACGCGATGAAATCTACCAAGGCTTAAGCACCGAATTAGAAGAAATTTTATTATCTGAAATTGCCTATAATGCATTCAAATCAGATCGGCTCTTCTTCTCTCAAGCGGAGATTGTCAGTCAAATCAAAACTTTTTTAACTGATAACTTAAATGCACCCAAACACTTGAATGGAGAGGCGGTATTAAATGCGATCGCGATTCAGCAAGGCATTTTAGTCGAACGGGCAGAAGATGTGTTTTCGTTCTCCCATTTGACGCTGCAAGAATATCTCACTGCCCAGTACATCGCCGACAATCATCAAGTGGTTCGCTTAGTCGCCGATCACCTCACAGACCCGCGTTGGCAAGAAGTATTTTTACTCGTGGCAGGGCTAATGCGGCATGGTGCTGATGAACTACTGATCCGCATGGCTCGCAAAACTCGTCGCTACATCACCACTCCTAAGTTGCAAGCTTTGTTGCAGTGGGCGCACCAAATTACTGAAGGCCCAGGAACCACTGTGAAGCCTGTGGTAAAAAGAGCCTCGGCATTGTTTGTAGCTTTAGCTCGCGATCGCGCCTTAGAACTAGTCCGGGTGCTCCATCCCAATACCGCGCGCGTTTTAGATCTCGTACGGACGCTAGACCTAGTTTGTGCCCCTGCTTCAGTGCAAGCGATCGATTTAGCTCGCGCGATGGAACTGGCCCGCAGCCTCAATTTTGACTGTGCTCCCGCTCGCGCCCGTGCCCGAACTCGCAGCCTGAACCGGATTCCCGCTCGGACTCTAGCTCGCGCCGTCACCAACTCTCTAGCGCAAGAGTTTAGCAAGAGCCAACTGTTTAACAGCGTCAACTTCCACCCCTTGATTGCTCGTCTAGATGCTCTAAAAACCAAAGCCCCAGATACTAGCCAACCCTATGAAGTGCAGCAAGCCTTTCGCGATCGCGTTTCTCAAGTCTGGCTCCACGCCCTCAAGCTCGATGCTGCCCTAGTGGATTTATCCGCCGCAGAGTTACAAGCGCTGGAAAACTACCTTTACGCCAATTGTCTGCTAGTCCGTTGTAAGCAATCAGCCGTTCGAGTTTCAGCCAAAACCTGGGAAGAAATTGAAACGCAAATGCTTTTTGTTGCAGGCTGCTAA
- a CDS encoding heme oxygenase (biliverdin-producing) codes for MTSTVATNLEGNGNLATKLREGTKKAHTMAENVGFVKCFLKGVVEKTSYRKLVANLYFVYSAIEEEMDRLQNHPIVSKFYFPQLNRQESLEKDLYYYYGPNWREEVAPSPAAQAYVQRIHEIAASEPELLAAHSYTRYLGDLSGGQILKGIAQRAMNLESEGTAFYEFADIADDKAFKNTYRQAMNELPVDEATADRIVEEANSAFGMNMKLFNELEGNLIKAIGVMLFNTLTRRRGRGSTEMATAE; via the coding sequence ATGACCAGTACTGTCGCTACCAATTTAGAGGGCAACGGTAATTTAGCAACCAAACTTCGTGAGGGCACTAAAAAAGCCCACACTATGGCTGAGAACGTCGGCTTCGTAAAGTGCTTTTTGAAGGGAGTTGTTGAGAAAACTTCTTACCGGAAGCTGGTCGCCAATCTCTACTTCGTTTACTCTGCGATCGAAGAGGAAATGGATCGGCTCCAGAACCATCCGATTGTTTCGAAGTTCTACTTTCCCCAGCTAAATCGGCAGGAAAGCTTAGAGAAGGATCTTTACTACTACTACGGCCCCAATTGGCGTGAAGAAGTGGCTCCTTCGCCTGCCGCTCAAGCTTATGTGCAACGGATTCATGAGATCGCGGCTTCAGAGCCTGAGTTGTTAGCGGCGCACTCTTACACTCGTTATTTGGGTGATCTCTCGGGTGGTCAAATCCTCAAGGGGATTGCTCAGCGGGCAATGAATCTAGAAAGTGAGGGCACCGCGTTCTACGAATTTGCAGATATTGCTGACGACAAGGCATTCAAAAATACTTACCGTCAAGCAATGAATGAGTTGCCTGTGGACGAGGCGACAGCTGATCGGATTGTTGAGGAAGCTAATTCAGCTTTTGGCATGAACATGAAGCTGTTCAATGAACTAGAAGGTAACCTGATCAAGGCGATCGGGGTGATGCTGTTCAACACGCTCACTCGTCGTCGCGGTCGTGGCAGCACCGAAATGGCTACTGCTGAATAA
- a CDS encoding carbonate dehydratase gives MSIGIILGLVLTVTVTLAATPSSLTSLFRPTPVVVNSSFISPLVELFGNVAVGKRVFVASNTVLRADPDTHICIGNETNLQDNILFIARRRTPSPTSACGRRSSSTGNQVSIAHQASIENSKIGNFTFIGFHAQLQNTVLEDGAFVLHGAKLANVRIGRNRLVPIGAVITTQAQADALPLKTTDNAEFQREVLEVNEEFAEHYGELYRSQGFDAVTGISPAPRTSWNPKPVRPTLGQNVRIDPFVRIVGDVRLGRNSVVGQRTSIRADEGSPIIIGENAAIEDRVTFHALKGTSIRIGRNLNTDDNVVFHGPLEVGNNLAIADDAVLFRSQVGDNVTIGTGAIVVGVTLRDGSKVPPQAVITAQKQADALKTS, from the coding sequence CTGAGCATTGGCATTATTTTGGGCCTTGTACTGACCGTAACTGTGACCTTGGCTGCGACTCCAAGCTCCTTAACCAGCTTATTTCGGCCCACTCCGGTCGTAGTTAACTCCAGCTTTATTAGCCCTTTAGTGGAGCTATTTGGTAATGTAGCTGTGGGTAAGCGGGTGTTTGTGGCTAGCAACACGGTTTTACGGGCCGATCCCGACACTCACATCTGCATTGGCAATGAAACAAATCTCCAAGACAATATTCTTTTTATTGCCCGCCGCCGCACCCCTTCTCCCACTAGCGCCTGTGGTCGCAGATCGAGCAGCACTGGAAACCAAGTCAGCATTGCTCACCAAGCCAGTATTGAAAATTCCAAAATCGGCAACTTCACTTTCATCGGCTTCCACGCGCAATTGCAGAACACCGTTCTAGAGGATGGGGCTTTTGTGCTGCATGGAGCCAAACTGGCTAACGTACGAATTGGCAGAAATCGTCTCGTCCCGATTGGTGCAGTCATTACCACGCAAGCTCAAGCAGATGCCTTGCCTCTAAAAACCACGGACAATGCCGAGTTTCAAAGAGAAGTCTTAGAAGTGAATGAAGAGTTTGCCGAGCATTATGGTGAACTCTATCGATCGCAGGGATTCGATGCCGTCACTGGCATTAGCCCCGCCCCACGAACCTCCTGGAACCCAAAACCCGTGCGACCCACCTTAGGTCAGAACGTTCGAATCGACCCATTTGTGCGAATTGTGGGTGACGTGCGCCTGGGCCGTAATAGTGTGGTGGGTCAGCGTACCTCGATTCGGGCTGATGAAGGTTCACCCATCATCATTGGCGAAAATGCTGCGATCGAAGATCGAGTCACCTTTCATGCCCTCAAAGGCACCAGCATCCGAATAGGCAGAAACTTAAATACAGACGACAACGTTGTCTTCCACGGCCCCTTAGAAGTCGGCAACAACCTGGCGATCGCGGATGATGCAGTCTTGTTTCGCTCTCAGGTAGGTGACAACGTCACGATTGGTACGGGGGCCATTGTAGTGGGAGTGACGCTAAGGGATGGATCTAAGGTGCCGCCGCAAGCTGTGATCACAGCACAGAAACAAGCAGATGCATTGAAAACCAGTTAA
- the cobW gene encoding cobalamin biosynthesis protein CobW: MAAKIPVTVITGFLGSGKTTLIRHVLQNNQGRRIAVLVNEFGELGIDGDLLRSCQVCPDESGEEQVASAANVSNIVELTNGCLCCTVQEEFLPTMLELIKRRDQIDCILIETSGLALPKPLIKAFRWPEIRNAATVDGVVTVVDCEAVTQGTLASDLQAVEAQRQADPNLDHETPLQELFEDQLACADLVVLNKTDLVDADAQTQALELIQRELPRAVKIVASDRGQLSPDLLLGFQAAVEDNLEQRPSHHDTEEEHNHDDDITSTHVVLNQSFDPDQLQRQLEALVQEQEIYRIKGFVAVPNKSMRLVLQGVGKRFERFYDRPWQPDETPETRLVFIGRAIDAAKIESQLVATVS; this comes from the coding sequence ATGGCTGCAAAAATTCCTGTTACCGTCATTACTGGCTTCCTAGGCAGTGGTAAAACGACCCTGATTCGACATGTGTTGCAAAACAATCAAGGTCGGCGGATTGCGGTCTTGGTGAATGAGTTTGGCGAGTTGGGGATTGATGGTGATTTGCTACGGTCTTGCCAAGTGTGTCCAGATGAGTCCGGTGAGGAGCAAGTAGCGAGTGCAGCCAACGTTTCCAACATTGTGGAGCTGACCAACGGCTGTCTTTGCTGCACCGTACAGGAAGAGTTTTTGCCGACGATGCTAGAGCTAATCAAGCGTCGAGATCAGATCGACTGTATTTTGATTGAAACGTCTGGTTTGGCTTTGCCCAAGCCGTTGATTAAAGCGTTTCGCTGGCCCGAAATTCGCAATGCCGCCACCGTAGATGGGGTGGTAACAGTGGTGGATTGTGAGGCGGTGACTCAGGGAACCCTGGCGAGCGATCTGCAAGCTGTAGAAGCCCAACGGCAAGCCGACCCAAATCTAGACCACGAAACGCCTCTGCAAGAGTTGTTTGAAGATCAACTCGCCTGTGCCGATTTGGTGGTGCTGAATAAGACAGATCTAGTAGATGCCGATGCTCAAACTCAAGCCCTAGAGCTGATTCAGCGAGAATTGCCCAGAGCCGTCAAGATTGTAGCGAGCGATCGCGGTCAACTCAGCCCAGATCTACTCTTAGGGTTCCAGGCAGCCGTGGAAGACAACCTGGAGCAGCGCCCCAGCCATCATGACACTGAGGAAGAGCATAATCACGATGACGATATCACCTCGACTCATGTTGTCCTAAACCAAAGCTTCGACCCAGACCAGCTACAACGCCAGTTGGAAGCTCTGGTGCAAGAGCAAGAAATCTACCGGATTAAGGGGTTTGTGGCAGTGCCCAATAAGTCGATGCGGTTGGTGCTACAAGGGGTGGGTAAACGCTTCGAGCGCTTCTACGATCGCCCGTGGCAACCGGATGAAACACCAGAAACCCGCCTAGTCTTCATTGGTCGGGCGATCGATGCTGCCAAGATTGAGTCGCAGTTGGTAGCTACGGTAAGCTGA
- a CDS encoding response regulator, with translation MVPLILSVDDYEDDRLLSAFFLESLGYQSITAPDGETALALTQRCQPDLILLDLCLPRMNGLEVVRRLKQNPQTATIPVIAITAMIVQGSKISNASALCNRDQALLAGCDDYVTKPYTLEEIESVLCRHLNQSLSFS, from the coding sequence ATGGTGCCTTTGATTTTATCTGTAGACGACTATGAAGACGATCGCCTGCTAAGCGCCTTTTTTCTGGAAAGCCTTGGTTACCAAAGTATTACAGCTCCTGATGGCGAAACGGCTTTAGCCCTAACCCAACGCTGCCAACCGGACTTAATTTTACTAGACCTTTGTTTGCCAAGAATGAACGGTCTAGAGGTTGTTCGCCGTCTTAAACAAAATCCACAAACGGCAACGATTCCTGTCATTGCCATCACAGCGATGATAGTGCAGGGTAGTAAAATTTCTAACGCTTCAGCCCTGTGCAATCGTGACCAAGCCTTATTAGCAGGCTGCGATGATTACGTGACCAAGCCCTATACCCTTGAGGAAATAGAGAGCGTCCTTTGTCGTCATCTTAACCAATCCCTCAGTTTCTCTTGA
- a CDS encoding Mo-dependent nitrogenase C-terminal domain-containing protein has translation MYGNVKSVCYPRSPRALLGASPPFLPLSYLERMFMASTNQGSFALFDETVAPAKSKAPFKLQFGFLKPLRQWLDGIEVQTPRLAHFLAKTIPAQCPFERDITLFGRKIAHIPPLCKFNPLYEELVGLRFRALCYLVDQCGEDIQAYS, from the coding sequence ATGTATGGGAATGTTAAGAGCGTCTGCTACCCGCGATCGCCCAGAGCATTGCTAGGAGCATCGCCGCCATTCCTACCTCTCTCTTACTTGGAACGCATGTTTATGGCGTCAACAAATCAAGGTAGTTTTGCCCTGTTCGATGAAACAGTGGCTCCCGCTAAGAGCAAAGCTCCGTTTAAGCTACAATTTGGTTTTCTCAAGCCTTTACGGCAGTGGCTGGATGGAATTGAAGTCCAAACCCCTCGGTTGGCTCATTTTCTCGCCAAAACAATTCCAGCTCAGTGCCCTTTTGAGAGAGACATTACTCTCTTTGGCCGCAAAATTGCTCATATTCCACCACTGTGCAAATTCAATCCTTTGTACGAGGAATTGGTAGGCCTCCGGTTTCGCGCCCTTTGCTACTTAGTAGATCAGTGTGGCGAGGACATTCAAGCCTATTCCTAG
- a CDS encoding ATP-binding cassette domain-containing protein codes for MDSTTPAILFEQVEKSFGDLRILQGVSGVVQPGEVVAVIGPSGCGKSTLLRCFNRLESINSGRLLVNGMDLSPPHLKMNQLGGCK; via the coding sequence ATGGACAGTACAACCCCCGCTATCTTGTTCGAGCAGGTAGAAAAAAGCTTTGGTGACTTGAGAATTCTACAGGGAGTTAGCGGTGTCGTCCAGCCAGGAGAAGTCGTTGCCGTAATTGGCCCTTCCGGATGTGGCAAAAGCACCTTACTCCGCTGCTTCAATCGCCTCGAAAGCATCAACAGTGGGCGCTTACTCGTCAACGGCATGGATCTATCACCGCCCCACCTGAAAATGAACCAGTTAGGGGGTTGCAAATAA
- the purE gene encoding 5-(carboxyamino)imidazole ribonucleotide mutase, translating to MSMTQPLVGIIMGSDSDLPTMQAAIAVCEEFGVPYEVGIVSAHRTPERMVEYAQQAHSRGIKVIIAGAGGAAHLPGMVASLTPLPVIGVPVATRNLQGVDSLYSIVQMPAGIPVATVAIGNAKNAGLLAVQILATSNPTLLEQVQQYRQSLKDMVMEKQAKLDQVGYQQYLKEM from the coding sequence ATCTCAATGACTCAACCTTTAGTTGGCATCATCATGGGCAGTGATTCCGATTTGCCCACCATGCAAGCTGCGATCGCTGTTTGCGAAGAATTCGGTGTGCCTTACGAAGTTGGCATCGTCTCAGCCCACCGCACCCCAGAACGCATGGTGGAATATGCCCAGCAAGCCCACTCACGCGGAATTAAAGTCATCATCGCTGGAGCAGGGGGAGCCGCTCACTTACCAGGAATGGTCGCCTCTCTCACTCCTTTACCCGTAATTGGGGTTCCGGTGGCTACCCGCAATCTCCAAGGTGTAGATTCGCTCTACTCTATTGTGCAAATGCCCGCCGGAATTCCTGTGGCTACCGTTGCGATCGGCAATGCCAAAAACGCTGGACTATTAGCCGTGCAAATCCTCGCTACCTCCAATCCCACATTGCTAGAGCAAGTTCAGCAATATCGCCAATCTCTCAAGGATATGGTGATGGAGAAACAAGCCAAGTTAGACCAAGTCGGCTATCAACAATATCTCAAAGAAATGTAA
- a CDS encoding mechanosensitive ion channel family protein, with amino-acid sequence MAGPRVQSCHSFRVDCCSQNFLSLLRTYQGERVVIPNSIVFTSPVQVLTAMPHRRTDLAIGVDYNTPLPQVIQAFLETVNQVDEVLTKPTAEVDIVGFGESSIDLMVRYWTAPTKAVVRRTRTIVMIALKEACDRAGVSIPYPIRTVYFYDQQRFKEAVVDGSSGAALDGRRTDARRR; translated from the coding sequence TTGGCTGGCCCACGCGTTCAGAGTTGCCACTCATTCAGAGTTGATTGTTGCAGCCAAAATTTTCTGTCTTTGCTTCGTACCTACCAAGGCGAACGGGTGGTAATTCCCAACTCCATTGTGTTCACGAGTCCCGTGCAAGTTCTAACTGCAATGCCCCATCGCCGAACTGATTTAGCCATTGGCGTTGATTACAACACGCCTTTACCCCAAGTCATCCAAGCTTTTCTGGAGACGGTGAACCAGGTTGATGAAGTCTTGACCAAGCCAACGGCAGAAGTAGATATTGTGGGGTTTGGTGAAAGCTCTATTGATCTCATGGTGCGCTATTGGACTGCTCCGACAAAGGCTGTAGTTCGGCGCACCCGTACCATTGTGATGATTGCCTTAAAGGAAGCTTGCGATCGCGCTGGCGTTTCCATTCCTTATCCCATTCGTACCGTCTACTTCTATGACCAACAGCGGTTTAAGGAAGCGGTAGTCGATGGGTCATCTGGTGCAGCGCTCGATGGGAGACGGACTGATGCTAGACGTAGATAA
- a CDS encoding ABC transporter permease subunit (The N-terminal region of this protein, as described by TIGR01726, is a three transmembrane segment that identifies a subfamily of ABC transporter permease subunits, which specificities that include histidine, arginine, glutamine, glutamate, L-cystine (sic), the opines (in Agrobacterium) octopine and nopaline, etc.), with amino-acid sequence MPNFLRSRWLQRLVVACSCLLLILLGHSASVAQTQRVLRVGTEPAFPPFEFQAPGGGLQGFDIDLMQAIAQAEGLQVEFQSLPFDGLIPALQARTVDAAISSMTITAERQQTVDFSRPYFKAGLAIAVRANNTSTTDLSSLQNQTIGVQIGTTGAETARKIPGAIIRTFDSAPLALQALLNGNVSAVINDAPVTLYAIKTNNLTGIKVTSQLLTEEFYGIATPKNSADLARINAGLTRILSNGTYDQIYRKWFNAQAPSLATATVPGSTSQAETAPPATSGAVITRALPILIQGALITLQLTALSVFLGLIGGTLMGLARLSASRPWRWFARIYIDFFRGTPLLVQILMIYFGIPALVQGLGFTFTFNRLGAAVLALSLNSTAYLAEIVRAGIQSIEVGQVEAAQSLGLGPGQALRYVVFPQAFRRMLPPLGNEFITLLKDTSLVSVIGFEELLRRGQLIVADNYRAFEIYAAVALVYLVLNLLSSQAFSFLESRMNPARRSRQPNSD; translated from the coding sequence ATGCCGAATTTTTTAAGATCACGTTGGCTGCAACGCTTAGTTGTGGCTTGCAGTTGTTTGCTGCTGATTTTGCTAGGTCACTCGGCTTCTGTTGCGCAGACTCAGAGAGTTCTGAGAGTTGGCACTGAGCCAGCTTTTCCCCCGTTTGAGTTTCAAGCGCCTGGGGGTGGGCTGCAAGGATTTGATATTGATTTGATGCAGGCGATCGCCCAAGCGGAAGGGTTGCAGGTGGAGTTCCAAAGTTTACCGTTTGATGGTCTGATTCCTGCCTTGCAAGCCAGAACCGTAGATGCGGCGATTAGCTCAATGACGATTACCGCTGAGCGGCAACAGACGGTAGATTTCTCGCGGCCTTATTTTAAGGCGGGGTTGGCGATCGCGGTTCGGGCCAACAATACCAGCACAACCGACCTAAGCAGTTTGCAGAACCAGACCATCGGTGTCCAGATTGGCACTACAGGCGCAGAAACCGCCCGCAAAATTCCCGGTGCAATAATTCGCACGTTTGATTCGGCTCCTTTAGCGTTGCAAGCGTTACTCAATGGCAATGTCAGTGCAGTAATTAATGATGCGCCTGTGACGTTGTATGCGATCAAAACCAACAACCTCACCGGGATTAAGGTCACTAGCCAATTGCTGACGGAGGAGTTTTACGGTATTGCCACACCCAAAAATTCTGCTGATTTAGCCAGAATCAACGCTGGCTTGACCCGCATCCTCAGCAACGGCACCTATGACCAAATCTACCGTAAATGGTTTAACGCCCAAGCTCCTTCGCTCGCCACAGCTACGGTTCCTGGTTCAACTTCCCAAGCTGAAACCGCTCCCCCAGCTACTTCCGGTGCGGTCATTACGCGAGCCCTACCCATCCTGATACAAGGCGCTTTGATTACGCTGCAATTAACTGCGCTCTCAGTTTTTTTGGGATTAATCGGTGGCACGTTGATGGGGTTAGCTCGGCTCTCTGCTTCTCGCCCTTGGCGTTGGTTCGCCAGAATCTACATTGACTTTTTTCGAGGCACACCGCTACTGGTGCAGATCTTGATGATCTACTTTGGCATCCCAGCTTTAGTGCAAGGGTTAGGTTTCACCTTTACGTTCAATCGTTTGGGTGCAGCGGTGTTGGCTCTCAGTCTCAACAGCACAGCTTATCTGGCTGAAATTGTACGAGCGGGGATTCAGTCGATCGAGGTGGGCCAAGTAGAAGCAGCGCAATCTCTTGGTTTAGGGCCAGGACAAGCGCTGCGCTATGTGGTTTTCCCACAAGCCTTTCGGCGCATGCTGCCACCTCTAGGCAATGAGTTCATCACCCTGCTAAAAGATACGAGTTTGGTTTCTGTGATTGGGTTTGAGGAACTCCTCCGCCGAGGGCAACTAATCGTAGCTGACAATTACCGCGCCTTTGAAATTTACGCTGCTGTAGCCCTGGTCTACTTAGTTCTAAATCTACTTTCTTCTCAAGCCTTTAGCTTTCTAGAGTCCCGCATGAACCCTGCCCGACGATCGCGCCAACCTAACTCCGACTAA